From one Erinaceus europaeus chromosome 4, mEriEur2.1, whole genome shotgun sequence genomic stretch:
- the LOC132538282 gene encoding sperm motility kinase 2B-like, which translates to MARPKTSPLGEAMAKDDFCVQSTIGAGSFSLIMLAHHRHSGENVVIKQMKMLGQTGLEMARHECNVMQGLSHPNIMPLLGTIETAFQLLLVMPYVRGGDLEDYLFQNGPMREEEARRVFRQLASAMEYCHAKGIAHRDLKPGNILLESLDQVKISDFGLSANFLQQSMDSLRGTLAYMAPEIVTGGTYGPGVDIWSLGVVLYEMVKGHLPQERPARTLFRRKPRLSQELRHLLHCMLNSDPKERIGWPEILSHPWVTQGMGPMEAYRKPPTSDEPAPADQSIPSSLLPSMKKRASRSRRRRVSSSPPVLGTGSWEQDKAREPGQPPKCSSLPVFMSTPSLPPPAVPPNTPHSSCPGSGP; encoded by the coding sequence ATGGCCCGGCCTAAGACCTCTCCATTGGGAGAGGCAATGGCCAAGGACGACTTCTGTGTCCAGAGCACCATTGGGGCCGGCAGCTTCTCTCTCATCATGCTGGCCCACCATCGTCACAGTGGAGAGAATGTGGTGATCAAGCAGATGAAGATGCTGGGGCAGACAGGCCTGGAGATGGCGCGTCACGAGTGCAACGTCATGCAAGGTCTGAGCCACCCCAACATCATGCCCCTGCTTGGCACCATAGAGACAGCATTCCAGCTGCTGCTGGTCATGCCCTATGTGAGGGGGGGAGACCTGGAGGACTATCTCTTCCAGAACGGCcccatgagggaggaggaggctagAAGGGTGTTCCGCCAGTTGGCCTCGGCTATGGAATATTGCCACGCCAAAGGAATCGCTCACAGGGACCTCAAGCCTGGGAACATCCTCCTGGAAAGCCTGGACCAGGTCAAGATCTCGGACTTTGGCCTGAGTGCCAATTTTCTCCAGCAGTCCATGGACAGCCTGCGTGGCACCTTAGCCTACATGGCACCCGAGATAGTGACGGGGGGCACCTACGGCCCCGGGgtggacatctggagcctgggggtggtgTTGTATGAAATGGTGAAAGGTCACCTGCCACAGGAACGACCCGCCAGGACTCTATTCAGAAGGAAGCCCCGGCTCTCCCAGGAGCTCCGACACCTTCTGCACTGCATGCTGAACTCTGACCCCAAGGAGCGAATTGGGTGGCCAGAGATCCTGAGCCACCCATGGGTGACCCAGGGCATGGGACCCATGGAAGCCTACAGGAAACCCCCCACCTCCGATGAGCCAGCCCCAGCTGACCAGTCCATTCCTTCCAGCCTGCTGCCAAGTATGAAGAAgagggccagcaggagcaggaggaggcgtGTGTCTTCTTCCCCACCAGTCCTGGGCACCGGCTCCTGGGAGCAAGACAAGGCCCGGGAGCCTGGCCAACCCCCCAAGTGCTCCAGTCTCCCTGTCTTTATGTCCACCCCCAGCCTGCCCCCCCCAGCGGTGCCTCCCAACACACCACACAGCAGCTGCCCTGGCTctggcccc
- the LOC103127699 gene encoding olfactory receptor 2B6-like: MELINTSHPEEFILLGFADHPWLELPLFVILLITYPMAMVGNLTIILVSILDPRLHSPMYFFLTNLSFLDMCYTTSVVPQMMFNLGSSRKTISYTGCVIQLYSFHTMGGAECLLLALMSFDRYVAICKPLHYTLIMNGRLCILLASIVWLTGITYAVSEATATLQLPLCGLNTLDHILCEIPVLIQNACGEKSANELALSVVCIFIVIVPLCLILASYALIGHAVFKIKSSEGRKKAFGTCSSHLLVVFLFFGPVISMYLQPSSSISKDQPKFMALFYGVVTPTLNPFIYTLRNKDVKGALGSLVKRIFIAK, from the coding sequence ATGGAATTAATTAACACATCCCATCCTGAAGAGTTCATTTTGCTCGGCTTTGCTGACCACCCTTGGCTGGAGCTCCCTCTGTTTGTTATTCTTCTCATCACATACCCCATGGCCATGGTAGGAAATTTAACCATCATTCTTGTGTCCATCTTGGACCCCCGACTGCACAGCCCCATGTATTTCTTCCTCACTAACCTCTCTTTTTTGGACATGTGCTATACCACTAGTGTGGTCCCTCAGATGATGTTTAACCTGGGAAGCTCTAGGAAGACGATCAGCTACACAGGGTGTGTGATACAACTGTATTCGTTTCACACAATGGGTGGTGCAGAATGTCTGCTTCTGGCTCTGATGTCCTTtgatcgctatgtggccatctgcaagcCCCTGCACTACACCCTCATCATGAATGGGCGCCTCTGTATCCTCTTAGCATCTATTGTGTGGCTGACTGGAATCACCTATGCAGTCTCAGAGGCCACTGCCACATTGCAGTTGCCACTGTGTGGTCTCAATACACTGGATCACATATTGTGTGAGATTCCTGTTTTGATACAGAATGCTTGTGGTGAAAAGAGTGCTAATGAGCTTGCACTTTCTGTGGTATGTATTTTTATTGTAATTGTTCCTCTGTGCCTAATTCTTGCTTCTTATGCTTTAATTGGACATGCtgtatttaaaattaaatcttctgagggaaggaaaaaggcCTTTGGAACCTGTTCCTCCCATCTCCTGGTAGTGTTCTTATTTTTTGGACCCGTCATCAGCATGTACCTTCAGCCATCATCCTCTATTTCAAAGGACCAGCCCAAGTTCATGGCTCTGTTCTATGGAGTGGTGACTCCTACCCTCAACCCTTTCATCTACACCCTGAGAAATAAGGACGTAAAGGGGGCTTTAGGCAGCCTGGTAAAGAGAATTTTTATTGCAAAATAA